A single region of the Bifidobacterium asteroides DSM 20089 genome encodes:
- a CDS encoding DUF3488 and transglutaminase-like domain-containing protein, whose protein sequence is MSTSSASWMEQVQREPIRLIGRAGLQSTVGPTRRHSPVILVAELAALNLLAGLQLLPVYGSLPFWLTVGAAACLAGLLIAMLPHRGIATAFLQPLLLIAAQFLLGPIFALNGTTLAHLLPTWATLTQGWSATFGAFKTLAAIDPPLGQEAGGLMALWTLMLWTCYLAVLLARHGLGRNPGRPAHPVAVLAATLPILATMAVSAALGTSRGLYPALTGGILWLLLLIWSASGLGLLRLQGLASTLLTLVLAAGMIFSAVILPAPTRLVIRDHYQPPMDPYQFTSPLSDYRAYIKLHRDDTLVTVRNLPAGTPVRMAVMDRYDGKVWNLSDSSGAGAADYRRIGAQIRTERQQEKTKDGKQTGQPFTATFLIREGFDHAWLPSAGQVDGIDTNLGLQRNDLYFNKATDTALTDQALQAGASYTVHGVAEDRPPTRRIADSDPGDAQVPPLSDAPESLPKAAASMTSIQARGGTRALAIEERLHKEGWFSHGLAGDYPSPSGHGDYRINQLLQGQAMVGDSEQYASAMALLARQMGLPSRVVLGFLPKNHDGSISRSRTRTESDGSTRIDFTGRDAQAWVEVNLKGLGWIPFYPTPPETRTPDRSLDSTPPDPRTLVRQPPPPLVDPPRDDRITQGRTTVGGQEASRRSSPSFWKQHGPLIAKTALWTMPIWLPALLILLLLAVKAWLRRRARSTGDPKTRIRAGWRQIGDLSRQTGLSLDGTRSEQANLIARTLLTDPPGSPSAGLRGDLERLRSMADQASFDRRPSDEQEAEDCWLLVDKLQSAILASLPRTRRWRTLLSPRHLH, encoded by the coding sequence ATGAGCACATCATCCGCATCATGGATGGAGCAGGTCCAGAGGGAGCCGATTCGTCTGATCGGCAGGGCAGGCCTGCAATCCACTGTCGGCCCGACAAGGCGCCACTCCCCCGTCATTCTGGTCGCCGAACTGGCCGCACTCAATCTGCTGGCCGGACTGCAGCTGTTGCCGGTCTACGGCAGTCTGCCCTTCTGGCTGACAGTGGGAGCCGCAGCCTGCCTGGCCGGACTGCTAATCGCCATGCTCCCCCACCGTGGTATTGCCACAGCTTTCCTGCAGCCTCTGCTGCTGATTGCGGCTCAATTCCTGCTGGGTCCCATCTTTGCTCTGAACGGGACCACCCTGGCACACCTCCTGCCCACCTGGGCAACCCTGACACAAGGGTGGTCCGCTACCTTCGGCGCTTTCAAGACCCTGGCAGCCATCGACCCGCCCCTTGGCCAGGAAGCCGGCGGACTGATGGCCCTGTGGACGCTGATGCTCTGGACCTGCTATCTGGCGGTGCTGCTGGCCCGCCATGGCCTGGGCCGCAATCCGGGACGGCCGGCACACCCAGTGGCCGTCCTGGCAGCCACCCTGCCTATCCTGGCCACCATGGCTGTGTCAGCAGCCCTAGGGACCAGCAGAGGCCTCTATCCGGCATTGACGGGCGGCATCCTCTGGCTGCTCCTGCTGATTTGGAGCGCAAGTGGACTGGGGCTGCTGCGTCTGCAAGGACTCGCATCCACTCTTCTGACCCTGGTCCTGGCGGCCGGAATGATTTTCTCCGCTGTCATCCTGCCCGCCCCGACCCGGCTGGTCATCCGCGACCATTATCAGCCCCCCATGGACCCCTACCAGTTCACCAGCCCCTTGAGTGATTACCGTGCCTATATCAAACTACACCGCGACGATACCCTGGTCACGGTACGCAACCTGCCCGCCGGCACGCCGGTCCGGATGGCAGTCATGGACCGCTATGACGGCAAGGTCTGGAATCTGTCCGACTCCTCAGGCGCCGGAGCCGCCGACTATCGGCGCATCGGCGCCCAGATCCGCACAGAGAGGCAGCAGGAGAAGACCAAAGACGGCAAACAAACCGGACAGCCTTTTACCGCAACCTTTCTGATTCGGGAGGGATTCGACCACGCCTGGCTACCCTCCGCTGGACAGGTCGATGGAATCGATACGAATCTGGGTCTGCAACGGAATGACCTCTACTTCAACAAGGCTACGGACACTGCTTTGACCGATCAGGCCCTACAGGCAGGAGCCAGCTATACGGTGCACGGCGTGGCCGAAGACCGACCCCCAACCCGTCGCATCGCGGACAGCGATCCGGGAGATGCGCAGGTGCCGCCCCTGTCGGATGCCCCCGAGAGCCTGCCCAAGGCGGCTGCCTCCATGACCTCCATCCAGGCGCGCGGCGGCACCAGAGCACTGGCCATCGAGGAACGGCTGCACAAGGAGGGATGGTTCTCCCATGGTCTGGCCGGCGACTATCCCTCGCCCTCCGGCCATGGCGATTATCGAATCAATCAGCTCCTGCAGGGCCAGGCCATGGTGGGCGACAGCGAGCAATACGCCTCGGCCATGGCCCTCCTGGCCAGGCAGATGGGTCTACCATCCCGGGTGGTCCTGGGATTCCTGCCCAAGAACCATGACGGTTCCATCAGTCGGTCACGAACCAGGACCGAGTCGGATGGGAGTACCCGAATCGACTTCACGGGACGTGATGCCCAGGCCTGGGTGGAGGTCAATCTGAAGGGACTCGGATGGATCCCCTTCTACCCCACACCACCGGAGACCAGGACCCCGGACAGATCCCTGGACTCCACGCCGCCCGATCCACGCACTCTCGTCCGCCAGCCACCGCCTCCGCTGGTCGATCCTCCCCGCGACGACCGGATCACCCAGGGTCGAACCACAGTCGGCGGGCAGGAAGCATCCCGGCGGTCTTCACCCTCATTCTGGAAACAGCACGGACCCCTGATAGCCAAAACAGCACTCTGGACCATGCCGATCTGGCTGCCGGCTCTCCTGATTCTGCTCCTGCTAGCCGTCAAAGCCTGGCTGCGCAGACGGGCACGGTCGACAGGTGACCCGAAGACACGCATCCGCGCCGGCTGGCGACAGATCGGTGACCTGAGCAGGCAGACTGGCCTGTCCCTGGACGGCACCCGTAGCGAACAGGCGAATCTGATCGCCCGGACCCTGCTGACCGACCCTCCAGGGTCCCCGTCGGCCGGACTGCGCGGGGATCTGGAACGACTGCGCAGTATGGCCGATCAGGCCTCTTTCGACCGGCGCCCCTCCGATGAGCAGGAAGCCGAAGACTGCTGGCTGTTGGTGGACAAGCTTCAATCCGCCATCCTGGCATCCCTGCCACGAACCCGCCGCTGGCGCACCCTGCTTTCCCCCAGGCACCTGCACTGA
- a CDS encoding Ig-like domain-containing protein, translated as MDLQGLFLRMRQAGPRLRHTLTVRTKSPAAILAVTLTALVLLTLGALFMHGVDRRAVQVDDGSIWISSQNERKVARFKPDIGEADVALSTGTDRFDLAQSGYAVILGREGGMAPIAASTATLGDTTRSDASIQRMVNGPTLVLFQARTGKIWVGQATSPADMDPQRRDPVLALGSGAAVAVDASGAVYAYRPSDGVVLRIDGPDSRAHRELDSLTGHTPVRATAFSVIGGRPVLLAGDRLYWPQGSTRIPHRGDLQLQSTPVDMDRQGPWVGLTDQESVHIVNLDHPRNQVENVHTGGSGQPAQPVSSGGCLWTAWASSGRNFLRLCATGTAVPQVRSPQPRPTTLETISPTSNLVFRANHRRVILNDVLTGDVWNPQSSTKVIRPQWRTMEVKHTDKTDQRQDSADNRQRFTATCRSGSQPIQAEDDSLGIRAGSRALLDPLRNDRQTDCSVLRIEDARSSQGNLRLTPVMNGRYLQVDASDAPAGRARINYSITDGRGQVSSAGIDLNIAPAKMDRGDQAPVQSDTPPEYEVEQGATTTVNALAGFEDPDGDPLTLVGAEPVNSDRISLSTRADGQLTMSAGSATSGRLAVKVTVSDGVMSGQGLIYFTVRPVNTLAPLVDPVIRQATPGREVSVDLSRSVHANAAQPLRLVRVDKTDGIQVEVDSESLSFTATAANPGTYYVPYRVAQGDQEAQGLVRLEAQRDQGGSAPPVPVNDVALLGADQTAIVDPLDNDLDPMGGVLALTDVHVDPESGIKVGIVDHRRVYLSARKIPTHPLSIAYTVANAEGSAQGTIVLQPPSLSRAVSAPKAPNLTVGVRSSGLVTVAVMDKVTHADGTSVALDQQLATDQRTFAGLAFVSGDTVRYQASERTGDFPATYTVRDDLGNAASGTITFRVHVSDPASKPAPTPKDLRAQVAAGTKVRIPVPLTGIDPDGDCDTLSGLGNQAPRLGRIVKAGADYLIYEAYPDSHGTDEFTYAVEDWVGQRAQARVRIGVFPDSSVTGVFARDDKVRLRPGTVADVPVLLNDIAGDDDPLSLDPHLERQGLDQASVEDGMIRLTAPSQPGTSYLVYQARNRAGLSDQATLTVVSDPQAPIQPPIAQDYQVAPEDTVDKRSVEVNLADSINNPSGTLDDLRLGIYPGARAHARTVGEAGSTKLVIDLTDQARAVPYTVTNTRFKITSMAFVKVPAYGVFPPVLRPRAPALKVRAGQSITIDIADQVRVGAGKTARIASRQSVSATKSDGSDPYVDEHTLKFTAAKDYAGPASLTFAVRDGDPGGQAIVNESVLTLPITVVGGRASPPVLSAPVIDLVAGEPAQTISLSAMTRWPQGSDPADSTFSSGNPEGPIHAKLSPQGQLNVAADKTAIPGTKATLPVNITSPSGDVHTVLAFRIVATTRPLASVPSRQVGLKAGQSLELDLFDGALNPFPDTPLRLVGLVSDDTSRLTATNLSDGKIAIRADRDIGASTNTILATVEDGSRDPGRRVSATITVGIIDRPQSPRMLAGAAQAGDGTVLLAWEPGAVNGSPVDEYRVSYTSSAGSGQRSCGNAVTCRIDGLANGHDYSFTVQAHNQVGWSPASSPAAARPDVLPGGVQALTVDGGTKETLTITWRPPENHGSPIQSYTVHGEGAGCGSPRWRSATATKAVFDVGHDEAGGACTVSVTPANMAGSGPVASASGSTWSHPDPPAFQTLEYLGKDQVKLVLNPGSEHGRPCADIRVSIDGLDPDDASWTLACNQPELSQIITLPAGSAKPGATLNFRAVASIRGVGSEGDSPAAAKELTLPKKDDKPSDKNPSGDPSADKDE; from the coding sequence ATGGACTTGCAGGGACTGTTCCTGCGGATGCGCCAGGCCGGGCCGCGTCTCCGGCATACTCTGACCGTCCGCACCAAGAGCCCTGCCGCCATCCTGGCCGTCACACTGACAGCGCTGGTCCTGCTCACCCTGGGCGCCCTGTTCATGCATGGGGTGGACCGCCGTGCTGTTCAGGTGGACGACGGCAGCATCTGGATCAGCTCTCAGAACGAGCGCAAAGTGGCCCGGTTCAAGCCCGACATCGGCGAGGCTGACGTGGCCCTGTCGACGGGCACCGACCGCTTCGACCTGGCTCAGAGTGGATACGCGGTCATCCTGGGCCGTGAGGGAGGCATGGCGCCCATAGCGGCATCCACCGCCACCCTGGGGGACACCACCCGGTCGGATGCCAGTATCCAGCGAATGGTCAACGGACCCACCCTGGTCCTCTTCCAGGCACGGACCGGCAAGATCTGGGTCGGTCAGGCGACTTCTCCGGCAGATATGGACCCGCAACGCCGAGACCCTGTACTGGCCCTGGGCTCCGGGGCCGCGGTCGCTGTGGACGCCTCCGGAGCTGTTTACGCCTACCGGCCCTCGGACGGGGTCGTGCTGAGGATCGACGGACCGGACTCCCGGGCCCACCGTGAGCTGGACTCCCTGACGGGCCACACTCCCGTCCGAGCCACAGCATTCAGCGTCATTGGCGGAAGACCCGTCCTCCTGGCGGGCGATCGGCTTTACTGGCCCCAAGGATCCACCCGGATACCGCACCGGGGAGACCTGCAGCTCCAGTCCACTCCAGTGGATATGGACCGCCAGGGACCCTGGGTGGGCCTGACCGATCAGGAAAGCGTCCACATTGTCAATCTGGATCATCCACGGAATCAGGTTGAGAACGTACACACCGGCGGCAGCGGCCAACCCGCCCAGCCGGTCTCCTCGGGCGGGTGCCTTTGGACGGCCTGGGCCTCCTCGGGACGGAATTTTCTGCGGCTGTGCGCGACGGGGACGGCCGTGCCCCAGGTCCGGTCACCCCAGCCGCGTCCCACCACTCTGGAGACCATCAGCCCCACCTCGAACCTGGTCTTCCGGGCCAACCACCGGAGGGTAATCCTCAACGACGTGCTGACTGGCGACGTTTGGAACCCCCAATCCTCCACCAAGGTGATCCGGCCGCAGTGGCGGACCATGGAGGTCAAACACACAGATAAAACCGATCAACGCCAGGACTCGGCCGACAATCGCCAGCGGTTCACGGCCACCTGTCGATCAGGATCCCAGCCCATCCAGGCCGAGGACGACAGTCTGGGCATTCGGGCCGGTTCCAGGGCCCTACTGGACCCTCTGCGCAACGATCGCCAGACCGACTGCTCGGTTCTGCGAATCGAGGATGCGCGCAGCTCACAGGGGAATCTGCGCCTGACTCCGGTCATGAACGGCCGCTACCTGCAGGTGGATGCCAGCGACGCACCTGCCGGCCGGGCCCGAATCAACTACTCCATCACCGATGGACGGGGACAGGTCTCCTCGGCTGGCATCGACCTCAACATCGCCCCGGCCAAGATGGACCGAGGCGACCAGGCACCGGTCCAGAGCGATACCCCTCCCGAATATGAGGTGGAGCAGGGCGCTACGACCACCGTCAACGCCTTGGCCGGCTTCGAAGATCCCGACGGGGACCCGCTGACCCTGGTCGGCGCCGAACCGGTCAACTCCGATCGGATATCCTTGTCCACCAGGGCTGACGGGCAGCTGACCATGAGCGCTGGGTCGGCCACCTCCGGTCGGCTGGCTGTCAAAGTCACCGTTTCGGACGGAGTCATGAGCGGTCAGGGACTCATATACTTCACCGTCAGACCCGTCAACACCCTGGCCCCCCTGGTCGATCCGGTCATTCGCCAGGCCACCCCCGGCCGAGAGGTCAGCGTGGACCTGAGCAGGAGTGTACACGCCAATGCCGCTCAACCCCTTCGCCTGGTCCGGGTCGACAAGACTGACGGAATCCAGGTGGAAGTCGACTCCGAGAGTCTTTCCTTCACCGCCACCGCCGCCAACCCGGGCACCTATTATGTGCCCTACCGGGTGGCCCAGGGTGACCAGGAGGCCCAGGGGCTGGTCAGACTGGAGGCACAACGCGATCAGGGTGGATCCGCGCCGCCGGTTCCCGTCAACGACGTGGCCCTGCTGGGGGCCGACCAGACCGCCATCGTCGATCCGCTCGACAACGACCTGGATCCCATGGGCGGAGTGCTGGCCCTGACCGATGTACACGTGGATCCGGAATCAGGCATCAAGGTCGGCATCGTGGACCACCGCAGGGTCTACCTGTCAGCCAGAAAAATCCCCACACACCCGCTAAGCATTGCCTACACGGTCGCCAACGCCGAGGGCAGCGCTCAGGGGACCATCGTCCTGCAGCCCCCCTCCTTGAGCAGGGCAGTCTCGGCGCCCAAGGCCCCGAATCTGACCGTGGGGGTCCGCTCATCGGGCCTGGTCACGGTTGCGGTCATGGACAAGGTCACCCACGCTGACGGAACCAGCGTCGCCTTGGACCAGCAGCTGGCTACGGATCAACGGACCTTTGCGGGCCTGGCCTTCGTATCCGGGGACACAGTCAGGTATCAGGCCAGCGAGCGCACCGGGGACTTCCCGGCCACCTATACGGTCAGGGACGATCTGGGCAACGCAGCCTCAGGTACGATCACCTTCCGGGTGCATGTCTCCGATCCCGCGAGCAAACCAGCACCCACCCCCAAGGACCTGCGGGCCCAGGTGGCTGCCGGGACCAAGGTGCGCATCCCTGTCCCGCTGACCGGCATCGACCCGGACGGAGACTGCGACACCCTGTCCGGCTTGGGCAACCAGGCGCCCAGACTGGGCAGGATTGTCAAAGCCGGGGCCGACTACCTGATCTATGAGGCCTATCCCGACTCGCACGGCACCGACGAGTTCACCTACGCCGTAGAGGACTGGGTGGGGCAGCGTGCCCAGGCGCGCGTCCGCATCGGTGTCTTTCCCGACTCGTCGGTGACCGGGGTCTTCGCCAGGGACGACAAGGTCAGGCTGCGCCCTGGGACCGTGGCCGATGTGCCGGTTTTGCTCAACGACATCGCTGGGGATGACGACCCCCTGAGTCTGGACCCCCACCTGGAGCGCCAGGGCCTGGACCAGGCCAGCGTGGAGGACGGCATGATCCGGCTGACTGCCCCCTCACAGCCAGGAACCTCCTATCTGGTCTATCAGGCGCGCAACCGGGCAGGTCTGAGTGACCAGGCCACCCTGACCGTGGTTTCTGACCCCCAGGCCCCTATCCAGCCACCCATAGCCCAGGATTACCAGGTGGCTCCCGAGGACACGGTGGACAAGCGCAGCGTGGAAGTCAATCTGGCCGACTCCATCAACAATCCATCCGGCACCCTCGATGACCTGCGCCTTGGGATTTACCCCGGGGCAAGGGCCCACGCCAGGACCGTAGGCGAGGCCGGCTCCACCAAGCTGGTCATCGACCTGACCGACCAGGCCAGAGCCGTACCCTACACCGTCACCAACACCCGGTTCAAGATCACTTCAATGGCCTTTGTGAAGGTCCCTGCCTATGGGGTGTTTCCCCCTGTCCTGAGACCTCGGGCTCCGGCCCTTAAAGTGCGGGCTGGGCAGAGCATCACCATCGACATCGCCGATCAGGTCAGGGTGGGTGCGGGCAAGACCGCACGGATCGCCTCGCGCCAGTCCGTCTCGGCCACCAAGTCCGACGGATCCGACCCCTATGTGGACGAGCACACCCTGAAGTTCACCGCCGCCAAGGACTATGCTGGGCCAGCCTCACTGACCTTTGCCGTCCGTGACGGGGATCCAGGCGGCCAGGCCATCGTCAACGAGTCTGTGCTGACCTTGCCCATCACCGTTGTAGGCGGCAGAGCATCCCCGCCGGTCCTTTCGGCACCGGTCATCGATCTGGTGGCCGGAGAGCCGGCACAGACCATCTCCCTATCCGCTATGACCCGTTGGCCCCAGGGAAGCGACCCGGCCGACAGCACCTTCTCCTCCGGGAACCCTGAAGGGCCAATCCATGCCAAACTGAGTCCTCAGGGCCAGTTGAACGTGGCCGCCGACAAGACCGCGATACCCGGCACCAAGGCCACCCTACCGGTCAACATCACCAGTCCATCCGGCGATGTGCATACGGTCCTGGCCTTCCGCATAGTCGCCACCACCCGACCGCTGGCTTCGGTCCCCTCACGTCAGGTGGGGCTCAAGGCAGGACAGAGTCTGGAGCTGGATCTGTTCGACGGTGCCCTCAACCCCTTCCCCGACACCCCGCTGCGCCTGGTCGGCCTGGTCAGCGACGACACCTCACGACTGACAGCCACCAACCTGAGCGACGGAAAAATCGCCATCAGGGCCGATCGCGACATCGGCGCCTCCACCAACACCATTCTGGCCACGGTCGAAGATGGCAGCCGTGATCCGGGACGCCGGGTCAGCGCCACCATCACCGTGGGCATCATCGACCGCCCACAGTCCCCCAGAATGCTGGCGGGTGCCGCCCAGGCAGGCGACGGAACGGTTCTCCTGGCCTGGGAGCCGGGTGCAGTCAACGGCAGTCCGGTGGACGAGTACCGGGTCTCCTACACATCGTCGGCGGGCTCGGGACAACGCTCCTGCGGCAATGCCGTCACCTGCCGGATCGACGGGCTGGCCAACGGCCATGACTACTCCTTCACCGTCCAAGCCCACAACCAAGTCGGCTGGTCCCCCGCATCCTCGCCGGCGGCAGCCAGACCGGACGTACTCCCCGGAGGCGTGCAGGCTCTGACCGTGGACGGCGGCACCAAGGAAACCCTGACCATTACCTGGCGCCCACCAGAGAATCATGGCTCACCCATCCAGAGCTATACGGTCCACGGCGAGGGTGCCGGATGCGGTTCGCCACGATGGCGGTCGGCCACCGCCACCAAGGCGGTCTTCGATGTGGGCCATGACGAAGCAGGAGGCGCCTGCACAGTGAGCGTGACCCCAGCCAATATGGCCGGATCAGGACCTGTGGCCTCAGCCTCTGGATCTACCTGGTCGCATCCGGATCCGCCTGCATTCCAGACTCTGGAGTACCTGGGCAAGGACCAGGTCAAGCTGGTTTTGAACCCCGGATCCGAACACGGCCGGCCCTGCGCAGACATCCGGGTGAGCATCGATGGCCTCGACCCCGACGATGCCTCCTGGACCCTGGCCTGCAACCAGCCGGAGTTGAGTCAGATCATCACCCTGCCCGCCGGATCAGCCAAGCCGGGCGCCACGCTGAACTTCCGGGCCGTCGCCAGCATCCGTGGCGTGGGTTCCGAAGGCGATTCGCCCGCCGCCGCCAAGGAGCTGACCCTGCCCAAGAAGGACGACAAGCCAAGCGACAAGAACCCGTCTGGGGATCCCTCAGCAGACAAGGATGAATGA
- a CDS encoding DUF58 domain-containing protein, translating into MTAFASRPAQEARPVSSTGARQGLRAQAADLWQSVTALGRAMALAALICALAFVPTGWRELLAGVLLGAGMLLLGLLMSLGNLSCIAETHLDQGHLEVGGQAELVLVLTNPGSHPTRHGRIGLALCQGTVMAPLPALAPGQSHQIRLKLEARSRGVIDLGPVTMEAGDPLGLIRRRRILADARKLYIHPRTVSLPHLEAGLERDLEGDPGPGIVDDDLEFHALRPYAPGDDMKRVHWLSTARAGTLMVRQYEPTLRTRTELILDGQAASYRNADEFELAVEIYASLGCRCLLDGRRLRALAPEPDNSGAHGTTLPTEDPRSFLDACSAIHPRQDGYDLLDRTDACEQISLTILVTGSLGDRQPSALMGESAQSASPVMLLAADLDAHPSLQTQPGLVNAVLGSIRDLPFLLENQP; encoded by the coding sequence ATGACCGCTTTCGCCAGCCGACCTGCCCAGGAAGCAAGACCGGTCTCCTCGACAGGAGCCAGACAGGGCCTGCGAGCCCAGGCCGCTGACCTTTGGCAGTCGGTCACTGCCCTGGGCCGGGCTATGGCCTTGGCGGCGCTCATTTGTGCTCTGGCCTTCGTCCCGACTGGTTGGCGTGAACTGCTTGCGGGCGTTCTGCTGGGCGCAGGTATGCTGCTGCTGGGGCTACTGATGAGCCTGGGCAACCTGTCCTGTATCGCTGAAACGCACCTGGACCAAGGACATCTGGAGGTAGGCGGTCAGGCTGAACTGGTCCTGGTTCTGACCAATCCGGGCAGCCACCCCACCCGTCACGGCCGAATCGGCCTGGCTCTATGCCAAGGAACCGTCATGGCGCCATTGCCGGCCCTGGCTCCCGGCCAGAGTCACCAGATCCGTTTGAAACTGGAAGCCCGATCTCGTGGCGTGATTGACCTGGGCCCGGTGACCATGGAGGCCGGGGATCCGCTGGGACTCATCCGCCGTCGCCGGATTCTGGCTGATGCCCGAAAACTCTATATCCATCCCCGCACGGTGTCCCTGCCGCACCTTGAAGCCGGACTTGAACGCGACCTGGAGGGGGATCCTGGTCCCGGCATTGTAGACGACGACCTGGAATTCCATGCTCTGCGCCCCTATGCTCCGGGCGATGATATGAAGCGGGTCCACTGGTTGTCCACTGCCCGGGCCGGTACCCTGATGGTCCGCCAGTATGAGCCCACCCTGCGCACCAGGACTGAACTGATCCTGGACGGCCAGGCCGCCTCCTACCGGAACGCAGATGAGTTTGAACTGGCAGTTGAAATCTATGCCTCCTTGGGCTGCCGATGCCTGCTTGATGGCCGTCGGCTGCGAGCGCTGGCCCCGGAACCCGACAATTCCGGTGCCCATGGAACCACCCTGCCCACGGAGGATCCGCGTAGCTTTCTGGACGCCTGCAGTGCCATCCACCCACGCCAAGACGGCTACGATTTACTTGACCGGACTGATGCTTGCGAACAGATCAGTCTGACCATTCTGGTAACCGGTTCGCTGGGCGACCGCCAACCCTCAGCGCTGATGGGCGAATCGGCTCAGAGCGCCTCCCCGGTCATGCTGCTGGCTGCCGACCTGGATGCTCATCCAAGCCTGCAGACCCAGCCAGGCCTGGTCAACGCCGTTTTGGGTAGTATTCGGGACCTCCCCTTCCTCTTGGAGAACCAACCATGA
- a CDS encoding AAA family ATPase, translating into MTMDERNAQEPIQQDGTIPNDATRRGTPKAAREASGESRRIPADRLDVLKRQRQALMAGLGQQESAPAVNDDRTRPGRIPAAAEQGRTQESGTESLPSDRTMAEDGTIPVRQPVHDLFPQSSSASARPDLVDVTDQSRNPQPGRTSAPRYEVRTGEPADAKKNRRNRRSSTEAEEQAAGARQQRRSSQATGSSQAAMDVSTFANLFRSIVDNVGQAVLGKEETIALCVTALIAGGHVLLEDNPGTGKTQLSRALAASIAVDCKRIQFTPDLLPSDLLGVTFYDQSQGRFSFRPGPVFASLVLADEINRASPKTQSALLEVMEEGRITVDGRTYRLPRPFMVMATQNPVEQLGTYALPEAQMDRFLIRTSLGAPGHDASMRILQEANIRDRAGLVDPVVDATQVEAMATCASKVFCDSSIMEYVIHIIEATRHSPAIRVGSSIRGGLALVRCARIRACAQGRDYVIPDDVKDLVDPILAHRLILTAQSRLAGMDEHQALAEALTKVPVPTGEQ; encoded by the coding sequence ATGACCATGGATGAACGAAACGCACAGGAGCCCATCCAGCAGGACGGCACCATCCCGAATGACGCGACCAGGAGGGGTACCCCCAAGGCCGCGCGCGAGGCGAGCGGCGAAAGCCGACGAATCCCTGCCGACAGATTGGACGTACTGAAGCGACAGCGCCAGGCCCTCATGGCAGGTTTGGGCCAGCAGGAATCCGCTCCGGCAGTGAACGACGACCGGACCCGGCCCGGTCGTATCCCCGCGGCTGCCGAACAAGGAAGAACTCAGGAATCGGGGACGGAATCCCTCCCATCGGACCGCACCATGGCGGAAGACGGGACCATCCCCGTCCGCCAACCGGTCCATGACCTGTTCCCACAATCCTCCTCAGCTTCTGCCAGACCTGACCTCGTCGACGTCACCGATCAGTCCCGTAACCCCCAGCCGGGACGAACCTCGGCCCCCAGATACGAAGTCCGGACCGGAGAACCTGCAGATGCGAAAAAGAACAGACGGAACCGGCGGTCTTCCACCGAAGCAGAAGAACAGGCAGCAGGGGCCAGGCAGCAGAGACGATCGAGCCAGGCCACAGGCAGCAGCCAGGCCGCCATGGATGTGTCGACCTTCGCCAACCTCTTCCGCTCCATCGTCGACAATGTCGGCCAGGCAGTGCTAGGCAAGGAGGAAACCATTGCCCTCTGCGTCACCGCCCTGATTGCAGGGGGCCATGTGCTCCTGGAGGACAATCCGGGCACCGGCAAGACCCAGCTGTCGCGGGCACTGGCAGCCTCCATTGCCGTGGACTGCAAGCGGATCCAGTTCACCCCCGACCTGCTGCCCTCCGATCTGCTGGGCGTGACCTTCTACGACCAGTCTCAAGGACGATTCTCCTTCCGACCCGGCCCGGTCTTCGCCTCCCTGGTTCTGGCTGACGAGATCAACAGGGCCTCCCCCAAGACCCAGTCAGCCCTCTTGGAGGTCATGGAGGAGGGCCGGATAACCGTGGATGGCCGCACCTACCGCCTTCCCCGGCCATTCATGGTCATGGCCACCCAGAATCCCGTCGAGCAGCTGGGCACCTATGCCCTGCCCGAGGCTCAGATGGACCGCTTTCTGATCCGCACCTCACTTGGGGCACCGGGGCACGATGCCAGCATGCGCATCCTTCAAGAGGCTAATATCCGTGACAGGGCCGGTCTGGTCGACCCGGTGGTCGACGCCACCCAGGTGGAGGCCATGGCCACCTGCGCATCCAAAGTCTTCTGCGATTCCTCCATCATGGAATATGTCATCCACATCATCGAAGCCACGCGGCACAGCCCTGCCATCCGGGTCGGCTCCTCCATCAGAGGCGGACTGGCTCTAGTGCGTTGCGCCAGGATTCGGGCATGCGCCCAAGGCCGCGACTACGTGATCCCCGACGATGTCAAGGACCTGGTCGACCCCATCCTGGCCCACCGGCTGATTCTGACCGCCCAGAGCAGGCTGGCGGGCATGGATGAACACCAGGCGCTGGCCGAAGCCCTGACCAAGGTCCCCGTCCCCACAGGGGAGCAGTGA